From the Neoarius graeffei isolate fNeoGra1 chromosome 1, fNeoGra1.pri, whole genome shotgun sequence genome, one window contains:
- the LOC132882557 gene encoding zinc finger homeobox protein 3-like: protein MYVVVSFPAEGLFFVVPVSWLIEDKCYWPPFKTLDKVKKAALQNETPDPNCWTLHPVEVLKVKDTYEKAHGHYLKAKRGEKLETDEETMKRKRKPNMKFIQSSDEEDDRPYFPPAPKIRRLPEKISVPNSEFTSQAPQVPTTTTLPLPPPPQLPPLPPLPQRPPSHEVYSQSHRTPSVTRTSTYPAVLSNQAASPPLETSHLFLTSSHGEFTSQAPQLPTTTTLPLPPPSPLPPLPQLPTISPLPAPPQLPSKSPLFRTSSHGEFTSQAQHHPSNQQISIQQDFCRLVLQHLRTIEEEVKEVKQQVAANTAILQKLGGAGVADLCLVQETNMPLSNLEELEELERQLGSDIDLKNQLVNILAVLGGKTTKDAVKRMLGRILRKSLALQINWTGAGGKVAFKSLHLKNVLHRAVRRVVHTATEEDLQKEVAKYLKGAADREGGRKDRQKKVGNGEMGNI from the exons atgtatgtAGTCGTTTCCTTCCCCGCGGAGGGCTTGTTTTTTGTGGTGCCTGTTTCATGGCTCATAGAAGATAAATGTTACTGGCCTCCCTTTAAAACGCTGGACAAGGTAAAAAAGGCTGCCCTACAAAATGAAACCCCTGACCCCAACTGTTGGACACTTCATCCAGTTGAGGTGCTTAAAGTTAAAG aCACATACGAAAAGGCCCACGGCCACTACCTTAAAGCAAAAAGAGGAGAGAAGCTGGAGACAGATGAGGAGAccatgaaaagaaaaagaaa GCCAAACATGAAATTCATCCAATCCAGTGATGAAGAAGATGACCGTCCCTATTTCCCTCCGGCTCCAAAAATTCGGCGACTGCCAGAGAAAATTTCTGTACCAAATTCAG AGTTTACCAGTCAGGCACCACAGGTCccaaccaccaccaccctgcctctaccaccaccaccacaactcCCACCTCTACCACCACTACCGCAGCGCCCACCCAGCCATGAAG tgtacagtcaatcacacagaaCCCCTTCAGTCACCAGGACCAGTACTTACCCTGCAG TGTTGTCCAACCAAGCAGCCAGTCCCCCGTTGGAAACCTCACATCTTTTTCTGACATCCAGCCATGGAG AGTTTACCAGTCAGGCACCACagctccccaccaccaccaccctgcctctaccaccaccatcacctctaCCACCACTACCACAGCTTCCAACGATTTCACCTCTGCCAGCACCACCACAGCTTCCATCGAAGTCACCTCTTTTTCGAACATCCAGCCATGGAG AGTTTACCAGTCAGGCACAGCATCATCCATCAAATCAGCAAATCAGCATCCAGCAAG ATTTTTGCAGACTTGTTCTGCAGCACCTCCGGACGATTGAGGAGGAGGTTAAGGAGGTTAAGCAGCAGGTGGCTGCAAATACGGCCATTCTGCAGAAGCTAGGGGGTGCTGGTGTGGCAGACCTTTGCCTCGTCCAGGAAACCAACATGCCCCTCAGTAACCTGGAGGAACTGGAGGAGCTGGAGAGGCAGCTTGGGTCTGACATTGACCTGAAAAACCAACTG GTGAACATACTTGCTGTTTTGGGGGGGAAAACCACCAAAGACGCGGTGAAGAGGATGTTGGGCCGTATTTTGAGGAAGTCCCTGGCGCTTCAAATAAATTGGACTGGTGCTGGAGGAAAGGTGGCGTTCAAGTCTTTACACCTGAAGAATGTGTTACACa GAGCTGTTAGGAGAGTGGTGCACACAGCAACAGAAGAGGACCTGCAAAAAGAAGTTGCGAAGTACCTAAAGGGGGCAGCTGAccgagagggagggagaaaagaCAGGCAGAAAAAAGTGGGCAATGGGGAGATGGGGAATATTTGA